Below is a genomic region from Ferribacterium limneticum.
TTTTCGATGAGGGTGCGCTCTGCATCGATGATATGAGCTTGTGGCACCATGATATCCACATCGGACATCACTCGGCCTACTCCCGCTTCATAGCCCATCACGATGTAGGCACCACCCTTTAGAACGATAAAGGGAATGTTTCTCGGCTTAAGGGCGCGGTGAATTTGCGTGATCTCCCAGAGCACGTTGCGACGCTGGCTTTCCGCAACCCTCAGGGCGCTTTCGATATGAGGCCTTACTTTTTCTGGTAGTGAGTTTTGCTGGTTATGTTGGCATACAAGATGAGCGACTCGCGAAAGCAAGTGCCCTCGTCGGGCGGCGCATATTAGTTGGCTCCAATCACATAGAGAAAGGGATTCAATGGTGGTTCGTGGATTTTGTAGGAATTGGATTAGAGGATGACGCTTTGGGCTCATGGCTGCACATCGCAAAATAACTTTTCCAATGCAGCAATGGCGTCATCTAATCTTGAGTAGCTGAGGGAGCGGCCAAAGCTTCGGTCTGCAACGTTTGTGAGGCAGTGAAATCCATCAACCCCAAGAACGGGGTAATTGAAACAGTTTTCCGCCAGCTTCATCATTGTCTCGCCCTTGCTGATTGGCTCAAAGTTCAATTCCGAGTTGGGCTGGTAGTGTGGAAAGACCACGGCAAATGGGCTGGCAGTGATCTGGCTTGCATCTATGCTGGTTCTGGGGGGGCGCATATGGGCAACATTACCCTTGGCTGTGTCGCCGATGGTTGCACCAAAAACAACTTCATTTCCAAATTTCTGGATGATTTCGATAGAGTTGTTCTTTAATCCGATTGGCCTTGGAAAAGGGTGGATTTCATTTGTTTCCAGTGAAATCAACGTCATCTCGTCGGATAGAAGACGCCATCCTTCACACACCAAAGCTGCGCACAGCGTACTTTTACCGCTGCCGGGTGTTCCTGGAAGAATGAGTCCCTTGCCATCTTTTTCGACGATTGCTGAGTGAATTATTGCGAACTGGTGACAATGGTTGGCGATAACCCAATTCAGCCCCCATTCGAACATGGCGAATGCTTGACCAATTGGTAGTGGTCTAAACGGGAAGAAACCGTTGCAGGCAAAATTGACCTGCGGGCGAATCAGTCGCCGAGATAGAGATGGGGCATTTATACTGATTTGAAAATCTGTAAATCCATCCTCGGCGCCGAGTGGATAGTCTGCGTATAGCAGCGAAAGTCCATCAGTGAGTTGTGGGAGCGAGGAGTGTATGGAGATTTCGAAACTGGCCAAGGATAGGCGCAATCCATTCGAACCAAGTCGTCGTCTGATCTCGCTAGTTGAAAGCGATGAAAGCTTCACAAAAACTCTTTGATCTCTATTAATCCAATATCTTGCAGACTGGCAAGAGTTCGGTCAACGAAGTTCTGAACTTCCTGTTCTGTGCCATCAAGGTGATGCGCCATTTCTCTGGCAAGCAGACTGCTAGTTCCTGAGTGGTCTCGGAGTATTTCGAAAAGGACAAGTACTGGAGGTGCGATCAGATGAGTCTCGCCAGAGAACGTGTCATACAACAGCAGATCATCTTCCAATCGCCGTTCGATGAAACGACCAAAGTTATCGTGCTTAACGCTGATGCTAGGCAATGGAGTTTTACAAAGAGATTAAATGGGAGCGCTCAATTGATCCGATTACTGCCAAGTCGTGGTGAGGAATGCGTTAATGCTCAGACCGCCGGGCGGCACCAGAGTGCCATTGGCTAAATCCAGAACTTGCTGAACGGTCAGTATGTAGTGAAAAGAACTACCCGAGAGTTCACCGAGTTTTGCGTTGAAATATGCACATATCAGATGGCGGGTATTTTGATAGTTGTATGGTTCGTTCAGTACCTTGGCGAGCCTTTTTGTGCTAGACACGCCATCAGGATTTAAAACACCGGGGATGCTGGAAATCTTGGAGCCTCCCTTGTAGCAATCTGCTTGACTGGCACTGCCATTTGAACTGCAACCGGGAAGTGTTGAGTCAAAAGTTCCATAGCTGAACCCGATGGCTGTCCAAGCGCCAAGCGTTGTGTAGCTGCTAATATTTCCACCGGGTTGTCCCCATCCTCCTGGGCTCCAGCCCTTGCTGCACCGACTGTCC
It encodes:
- a CDS encoding HPr-rel-A system PqqD family peptide chaperone codes for the protein MPSISVKHDNFGRFIERRLEDDLLLYDTFSGETHLIAPPVLVLFEILRDHSGTSSLLAREMAHHLDGTEQEVQNFVDRTLASLQDIGLIEIKEFL
- a CDS encoding HprK-related kinase A, with product MASFEISIHSSLPQLTDGLSLLYADYPLGAEDGFTDFQISINAPSLSRRLIRPQVNFACNGFFPFRPLPIGQAFAMFEWGLNWVIANHCHQFAIIHSAIVEKDGKGLILPGTPGSGKSTLCAALVCEGWRLLSDEMTLISLETNEIHPFPRPIGLKNNSIEIIQKFGNEVVFGATIGDTAKGNVAHMRPPRTSIDASQITASPFAVVFPHYQPNSELNFEPISKGETMMKLAENCFNYPVLGVDGFHCLTNVADRSFGRSLSYSRLDDAIAALEKLFCDVQP